Within the Streptomyces sp. NBC_00554 genome, the region CGATCTGGCCATTCTCCGGCTGGCCCTGTCGGGACAGCGGCGCGAGGCGGTGGAGGCGACCCGCTGGCTGGAGGACGAGGAGCGTGAGGTGCTCTCGCTGTGGTGGCTGGAGGCCGCCGGGGAGCTGACCCGTGCCGAACTCGCGGCGGCCTGCGAACTCGCGCCGCAGCATGCCGCGGTACGGGTGCAGCGGGTCAAGGAGCGGCTGGAGTCCGGGCGGGCCGTGGTGCGGGCTCTGGCCGCGTCGCCGCGCTGTGCGGAACTGGAGGCGCAGCTGGCCTCCTGGGACGGCCGGCCGAACGCGCGGTGGCGCAAGCGGCTGGCGCGTCATGTCCGCGACTGCCCGCAGTGCCTGTTCAACACCTCCGAACTGGTCCCCGCGGAGGGGCTGTTGGGCGGCTTCGCGCTGGTGCCGGTGCCGATCGGCCTGGCGGGGCTGTTGCTGGCCAAGTCGATGCCCTCGGCCTCGGCGGCGGGTGGGACCGCGCACGCTCCCGACAGCGCAGGCCGGGTAGCACACGTGCTGGGCAGGTTGGCGACCAAGCCGGTGGCGACGTTGACGGCCGGGGCGGTGGTCCTCGCTGGTGCCGGCGCTCTGTATGCCTACACACGGTCCGACGCGCCCGTACGACCACCTGCGGCGCAGGCACAGGTCCAGGCCCCGACATCGTCCGCCACCCCGTCGTCACCGCCGACCCCGACGACGTCCGCCACCCCGACATCGACGGCCGCCTCGACGCTTCTCGGGCGCCACGCCCTGCGATCGGTCGACCAATCCGGCCGCTATGTGCGTGAAGTCGGCAATCTCGGCTTCCTCAGTCCCGTCGCCGCGACCAGTCCCGAGCCCGCGAAGCAGGAAGCCACCTTCCGATTCGTCACCGGACTGGCCGATTCCCACTGCTACTCGATCGAGGACGCCTCAGGCAGATACCTGCGCCACTACGCCTTCCGAATCCAACTGGACGCGAACGACGGATCGGCCGTCTTCCGGAAGGACGCCACTTTCTGCGCCCGGCCCGGTTCCACCGACGGGTCGGTCTCCCTGGAGTCGTACAACTACCCCGGTCGCTACCTCCGTTACCGCGACAACCTCGAACTCTGGGTCGACCCCGCCCAGAACACCACCGCGTTCCGCGCCAGCCGTTCCTTCACCGTCGTCGCGCCCTGGACCTGATCGCGCCCCCGCCAGTCACCGCAGGCGAGGGCGCACGTGGTGAACCGATGTCCCGACTGCCGTGAAGGCCGTGCGCACGAACCCGCCCGGCAG harbors:
- a CDS encoding sigma-70 family RNA polymerase sigma factor, with amino-acid sequence MGRDRSQDVRERPDVAVVVAARAGDPEALEHLVRACLPLVYNIVGRALDGHSDVDDVVQDTMLRALDGLSGLEEPERFRSWLVAIAVRQVRDRWRGRQVRPQADLPDEAVQETAPEADFADLAILRLALSGQRREAVEATRWLEDEEREVLSLWWLEAAGELTRAELAAACELAPQHAAVRVQRVKERLESGRAVVRALAASPRCAELEAQLASWDGRPNARWRKRLARHVRDCPQCLFNTSELVPAEGLLGGFALVPVPIGLAGLLLAKSMPSASAAGGTAHAPDSAGRVAHVLGRLATKPVATLTAGAVVLAGAGALYAYTRSDAPVRPPAAQAQVQAPTSSATPSSPPTPTTSATPTSTAASTLLGRHALRSVDQSGRYVREVGNLGFLSPVAATSPEPAKQEATFRFVTGLADSHCYSIEDASGRYLRHYAFRIQLDANDGSAVFRKDATFCARPGSTDGSVSLESYNYPGRYLRYRDNLELWVDPAQNTTAFRASRSFTVVAPWT